A genomic region of Streptomyces sp. R33 contains the following coding sequences:
- a CDS encoding DJ-1/PfpI family protein, whose protein sequence is MTTPTTKPVHLAVYDTYADWETGHTTAHLAQRGHQVRTVGFAAGTPVTTMGGVRIQPDLALADLSPADSSLLVLAGASLWDSGDDLAPFAAKAREFLAAGVPVAAICGATAGLAREGLLDARAHTSAAAMYLAHQPGYAGAERYVEADAVTDGDLITAGPTEPVAFAREVFARLDVYEPDVLDAWYRLFHDSDASAFPVLMAAAERGDA, encoded by the coding sequence ATGACCACTCCCACCACCAAGCCGGTCCACCTGGCGGTCTACGACACGTACGCGGACTGGGAGACCGGGCACACCACGGCACATCTGGCCCAGCGCGGCCACCAGGTCCGTACGGTCGGCTTCGCCGCCGGGACGCCGGTCACCACCATGGGCGGCGTCCGCATCCAGCCCGACCTGGCCCTCGCGGACCTCTCCCCCGCGGACTCCTCGCTCCTCGTCCTGGCCGGCGCCTCGCTCTGGGACTCCGGCGACGACCTGGCCCCCTTCGCGGCCAAGGCCCGCGAGTTCCTGGCGGCCGGGGTCCCGGTCGCGGCCATCTGCGGGGCCACGGCAGGTCTCGCCCGGGAGGGCCTGCTCGACGCCCGCGCCCACACCAGCGCGGCCGCCATGTACCTGGCGCACCAGCCGGGCTACGCGGGCGCCGAGCGGTACGTCGAGGCCGACGCGGTGACCGACGGCGACCTCATCACGGCGGGCCCGACGGAACCGGTGGCCTTCGCCCGGGAGGTCTTCGCCCGGCTGGACGTCTACGAGCCGGATGTCCTGGACGCCTGGTACCGCCTGTTCCACGACTCGGACGCGAGCGCGTTCCCGGTGCTGATGGCGGCTGCGGAGCGCGGCGATGCCTGA
- a CDS encoding MarR family winged helix-turn-helix transcriptional regulator, translating into MPDPLPSASSVRARQDLLSRTALGVFGLNGRFLALSEELARPAGLTAAWWQVLGAVLQEPLPVAGIARVMGITRQSVQRIADLLAAKGLAEYVPNPAHRRAKLLRPTEEGRAAVARITPAHAALAARLTDELGEAAFAETVEVLDRLTRALDTLLADA; encoded by the coding sequence ATGCCTGATCCCCTGCCTTCCGCTTCGTCGGTACGGGCCCGGCAGGACCTGCTGAGCCGGACCGCGCTCGGGGTGTTCGGGCTGAACGGCCGGTTCCTCGCGCTCTCGGAGGAACTGGCCCGGCCGGCCGGGCTGACCGCGGCCTGGTGGCAGGTGCTCGGCGCGGTGCTCCAGGAGCCCCTGCCGGTGGCGGGCATCGCCCGGGTCATGGGCATCACCCGGCAGAGCGTCCAGCGCATCGCGGACCTGCTGGCGGCCAAGGGTCTCGCGGAGTACGTCCCGAACCCGGCCCACCGCCGCGCGAAACTGCTCCGCCCGACGGAGGAGGGCCGCGCCGCGGTCGCCCGCATCACCCCGGCCCACGCCGCCCTGGCCGCCCGACTGACCGATGAACTGGGCGAGGCCGCCTTCGCGGAGACGGTCGAGGTCCTGGACCGTCTCACGAGGGCCCTGGACACGCTGCTGGCCGACGCGTGA
- a CDS encoding nuclear transport factor 2 family protein, whose translation MEPLTVITRLWERIDARDWPAVSRFIAEDAVIEWPVSGERIVGRDNFIAVNSDEAYTDERSVELLRILADGDVVVTEVEIRQEHVVYRAVSLWTVQDGEIVGAREYWTSPGQDPAPRWRAALVEPLAQHLAEHPVAD comes from the coding sequence ATGGAGCCGCTGACCGTGATAACTCGACTGTGGGAGCGGATAGACGCCCGCGACTGGCCCGCCGTATCCCGTTTCATCGCCGAAGACGCAGTCATCGAATGGCCCGTCAGCGGCGAACGCATCGTCGGCCGGGACAACTTCATCGCCGTGAACAGCGACGAGGCTTACACGGACGAGAGATCAGTCGAACTCCTGCGCATCCTCGCGGACGGGGACGTCGTCGTCACCGAGGTCGAGATCCGCCAGGAGCACGTCGTCTACCGCGCCGTGTCCCTGTGGACCGTCCAGGACGGAGAGATCGTCGGCGCCCGCGAGTACTGGACCAGCCCCGGCCAGGACCCGGCCCCCCGCTGGCGCGCGGCCCTCGTCGAACCGCTCGCGCAGCATCTGGCGGAGCACCCGGTGGCAGACTGA
- a CDS encoding LysE family translocator: MLTQLLTATGVLALLTLVPGPDMAVVTKRAVSRGRADGLRTVAGIAAGLLLWGALTVAGLAALLAASAEVYLAVKLAGAAYLCFLGVQSLRRPGAEPAPVRGSAGSAWRTGLVSNALNPKIAVFYTGLLPALAPSGLRPATGMALLVLIHLVLTVAWLGTYVYVLSRARRFFARPRVRRALDRATGVVLIGFGIRVATTP; encoded by the coding sequence GTGCTCACGCAACTCCTGACCGCGACCGGCGTCCTGGCACTGCTCACCCTCGTCCCCGGCCCCGACATGGCCGTCGTGACGAAGCGCGCGGTCTCCCGCGGCCGCGCCGACGGGCTGCGCACCGTCGCCGGGATCGCCGCCGGGCTCCTCCTGTGGGGCGCCCTCACCGTCGCCGGACTCGCCGCGCTGCTCGCCGCCTCGGCCGAGGTGTACCTGGCGGTGAAGCTCGCGGGTGCCGCATACCTCTGCTTCCTCGGCGTCCAGTCCCTGCGCCGGCCCGGCGCGGAGCCGGCCCCCGTACGCGGCTCCGCGGGCAGCGCCTGGCGGACGGGCCTGGTCAGCAACGCCCTCAACCCGAAGATCGCCGTCTTCTACACCGGCCTGCTGCCCGCCCTCGCCCCGTCCGGCCTCCGGCCGGCCACCGGCATGGCGCTGCTCGTCCTGATCCACCTCGTCCTGACGGTGGCCTGGCTCGGCACGTACGTGTACGTCCTCTCGCGCGCCCGGCGCTTCTTCGCCCGGCCGCGCGTCCGCCGCGCCCTGGACCGGGCGACGGGCGTGGTCCTGATCGGCTTCGGCATCCGCGTGGCGACGACGCCGTAG
- a CDS encoding HIT family protein: MTNDNNRNHGNKGNHNASRPADWRNDRIGSAHRGENPTVLRRLDQGFAVIGDRQFLPGYAVLLTDDPSVTRLSDLPRARRTAYLADMDRLAEAVERACRRLDPAFRRVNIEILGNTDPYLHAHIWPRYEWEPADMVRMPVWLYGQEEYWRGSRYELADRHDALRVAIGEELDRLGEG; the protein is encoded by the coding sequence ATGACCAACGACAACAACCGCAACCACGGCAACAAGGGGAACCACAACGCCAGTCGCCCCGCCGACTGGCGCAACGACCGCATAGGCAGCGCGCATCGGGGCGAGAACCCGACCGTCCTGCGCCGCCTCGACCAGGGATTCGCCGTGATCGGCGACCGGCAGTTCCTCCCCGGGTACGCGGTCCTGCTGACCGACGACCCGTCGGTGACCCGGCTCTCCGACCTCCCCCGGGCGCGCAGGACGGCGTACCTCGCCGACATGGACCGCCTCGCCGAGGCCGTCGAACGGGCCTGCCGCCGCCTCGACCCCGCCTTCCGTCGGGTGAACATCGAGATCCTGGGCAACACCGACCCGTACCTCCACGCCCACATCTGGCCGCGTTACGAGTGGGAGCCCGCCGACATGGTCCGCATGCCGGTGTGGCTGTACGGGCAGGAGGAGTACTGGAGGGGGAGCCGGTACGAGCTGGCGGACCGGCACGACGCTCTGCGCGTCGCCATCGGGGAGGAGCTGGACCGGCTGGGCGAGGGCTGA
- a CDS encoding alpha/beta hydrolase: MLAGLVAAAVVLPVSAAASPDVPAPSPVGFAEHTALPDRYDGNRANLAEAARMAQDAGRTGRAAKLRAMEADGTARFLAFDGRGKGRAVEVLGDLETADRVAVLVPGSDTTLDTYQRFRAGAVALQQRLRAEHPRSAVVAWLGYDTPGTVSTTVLSADRADVAAAELGPFLDRLGQDAAPGARFSLLCHSYGSVVCARTGTGPQVTDIALFGSPGTGAGSAAELPTGARVWAGRGGADWIGHVPHVRVGGVGFGTDPVDPAFGARPFEAGPGGHSDYLKPGTASLDSLTRIALATAAPTTPEVPRA, encoded by the coding sequence TTGCTCGCCGGCCTCGTCGCCGCGGCCGTCGTGCTCCCCGTGTCCGCCGCCGCCTCTCCCGATGTCCCCGCGCCCTCGCCCGTCGGCTTCGCCGAACACACCGCTCTCCCGGACCGGTACGACGGCAACCGCGCCAACCTCGCCGAGGCGGCCCGCATGGCGCAGGACGCCGGCCGCACGGGCCGCGCCGCGAAGCTGCGCGCCATGGAAGCCGACGGGACGGCCCGGTTCCTCGCCTTCGACGGCCGCGGCAAGGGGCGGGCCGTCGAGGTGCTCGGCGATCTGGAGACCGCTGACCGGGTCGCCGTCCTGGTGCCCGGTTCCGACACCACGCTGGACACCTACCAGAGGTTCCGTGCCGGAGCGGTCGCCCTGCAGCAGCGCCTCCGGGCCGAGCACCCGCGCTCCGCCGTGGTCGCCTGGCTCGGGTACGACACCCCGGGCACGGTCAGCACGACCGTCCTGAGCGCGGACCGGGCGGACGTGGCCGCCGCCGAACTGGGCCCCTTCCTCGATCGCCTGGGGCAGGACGCCGCCCCCGGTGCCCGGTTCTCGCTGCTGTGCCACTCGTACGGCTCCGTGGTCTGCGCCCGGACCGGCACCGGCCCCCAGGTCACCGACATCGCCCTGTTCGGCAGTCCCGGCACGGGCGCCGGATCCGCCGCCGAGCTGCCGACCGGCGCCCGGGTCTGGGCCGGGCGGGGCGGCGCCGACTGGATCGGCCATGTCCCCCATGTCCGCGTGGGCGGGGTCGGCTTCGGCACCGACCCCGTCGACCCCGCCTTCGGAGCCCGGCCCTTCGAGGCCGGCCCCGGCGGGCACAGCGACTACCTCAAGCCCGGCACCGCGTCCCTCGACAGCCTGACCCGCATCGCCTTGGCCACCGCCGCCCCGACCACCCCGGAGGTACCCCGTGCGTGA
- a CDS encoding acyltransferase has translation MRELRARWSVLADRIDAGTPPGRDRTVDALRAFAILGVVLGHWLVTALTTADGGLSTTSPLAHLPWLAPVSWLFQTLAVFFLVGGHVAARGHASARERGVPYGAWVGQRLSRLFRPVAAVLALWSVTAGGMLLGGAELSTVQTLVKLVLSPLWFLLVFAVLTAATPLVVRLSPLWPLAVVAGVDVWRFGFGGPEWIGGVNVAAGWLVPYTLGAAWSRGAFARRTPAALLVGGGAAATFGLVLWGGYPASMVGVPGAPISNLNPPTLAAVAFGLAQCGLALLLRGPLDRAMRRPRAWAKVALMNLSAMTVFLWHQTAMMAVTALGLLAPADLPGLHTVPDSVQWIAARLLWLPVFAAALGVCWAAFRTYEQARRPKRSASSRPVTGSRTVPGPGTAPRSRVTSEEVINHA, from the coding sequence GTGCGTGAGCTCCGCGCCCGCTGGTCCGTCCTCGCGGACCGCATCGACGCCGGCACACCGCCCGGCCGGGACCGCACGGTGGACGCGCTGCGGGCCTTCGCCATCCTCGGCGTGGTGCTGGGCCACTGGCTGGTGACCGCCCTGACCACCGCCGACGGGGGCCTGAGCACCACCAGTCCCCTGGCCCATCTGCCGTGGCTGGCGCCGGTGTCCTGGCTGTTCCAGACACTGGCCGTGTTCTTCCTGGTCGGCGGCCATGTCGCCGCCCGCGGCCATGCCTCGGCGCGCGAGCGCGGGGTCCCGTACGGGGCCTGGGTCGGGCAGCGGCTGTCCCGGCTGTTCCGGCCGGTCGCCGCGGTGCTCGCCCTCTGGTCCGTCACGGCGGGCGGGATGCTGCTCGGCGGGGCGGAGCTGAGCACCGTCCAGACACTGGTCAAGCTCGTCCTCTCCCCCCTCTGGTTCCTCCTCGTCTTCGCCGTGCTCACCGCCGCCACCCCGCTCGTGGTCCGGCTCAGTCCGCTGTGGCCGCTGGCGGTGGTGGCGGGCGTGGACGTGTGGCGGTTCGGCTTCGGCGGGCCGGAGTGGATCGGCGGGGTCAATGTCGCCGCCGGCTGGCTCGTCCCCTACACCCTCGGCGCCGCCTGGTCCCGCGGTGCGTTCGCCCGCCGCACCCCGGCCGCGCTGCTGGTGGGCGGGGGCGCGGCCGCGACCTTCGGGCTCGTCCTGTGGGGCGGGTATCCGGCGTCCATGGTCGGTGTCCCCGGGGCCCCGATATCGAACCTGAACCCGCCGACGCTGGCCGCCGTCGCGTTCGGCCTGGCCCAGTGCGGGCTGGCCCTGCTGCTCCGCGGGCCGCTGGACCGGGCCATGCGGCGGCCCAGGGCCTGGGCGAAGGTGGCCCTGATGAACCTCTCCGCGATGACGGTCTTCCTGTGGCACCAGACCGCGATGATGGCCGTCACCGCCCTGGGCCTGCTGGCCCCCGCCGATCTGCCCGGGCTGCACACCGTGCCCGACTCTGTGCAGTGGATAGCCGCCCGGCTGCTGTGGCTACCGGTGTTCGCCGCCGCGCTGGGCGTCTGCTGGGCCGCGTTCCGTACGTACGAGCAGGCCAGGCGGCCGAAGCGAAGCGCCTCCTCCCGCCCGGTCACGGGCTCCCGGACGGTTCCGGGCCCCGGGACGGCGCCCCGGTCCCGGGTGACATCCGAGGAGGTGATCAACCATGCCTAG
- a CDS encoding sensor histidine kinase: MNEQSEPSAASAGRGPGPGAVKALARDPQGGRVPAPRGGLLRAVGQDLLTLEWDPLPKMSRPRWLNRLPHLAVGYVALFFGFLTTEQMGDHYHVTGGPPLVAALLTGASIMLAMFRPIAGWWLGLLAGGLSAWLIHANVGAGQTWPWTGGGLIAFAPVLLLVALRVPPRVTVAVVGVPVVLTGLAEVFWKPEHGQSSVLVALPLYGFAGILGYALRATRLARGKLVEQETLTEEERAQRTLLEERNRIARELHDVVAHHMSVISIQAQVAPHLVENPSAELKENLAGIRENALEALTELRRVLGVLRSEQPDDPANPHHPQPTLAELDGLVDNVRSAGLAVTTEIAGIRRALAPGVELTAYRIVQEALSNCLRHAPGSRVEVGIAYGPRELHLCIANSAPTRPAPPSQGAGHGLLGMRERAGMLGGELASGPRPGGGYEVSAVLPMDPETKKDEQEA, translated from the coding sequence GTGAACGAGCAGAGCGAGCCGTCGGCCGCGTCCGCAGGCCGAGGCCCGGGTCCGGGCGCGGTCAAAGCCCTGGCGCGGGACCCGCAGGGCGGCCGAGTCCCCGCGCCTCGGGGCGGGTTGCTGCGAGCCGTCGGTCAGGACCTGCTCACCCTGGAGTGGGACCCGCTGCCCAAGATGTCCCGGCCGCGTTGGCTGAACCGGCTGCCGCACCTCGCGGTCGGCTATGTCGCCCTCTTCTTCGGTTTCCTCACCACGGAGCAGATGGGCGACCACTACCACGTCACCGGCGGTCCACCGCTGGTGGCGGCGCTCCTGACCGGCGCCTCCATCATGCTCGCGATGTTCCGGCCGATCGCCGGCTGGTGGCTCGGCCTGCTGGCAGGCGGGCTGAGCGCTTGGCTGATCCACGCCAACGTCGGTGCGGGACAGACCTGGCCCTGGACGGGCGGAGGGCTGATCGCCTTCGCACCGGTGCTGCTGCTGGTCGCCCTGCGCGTGCCGCCGCGGGTGACCGTCGCGGTCGTCGGTGTCCCCGTCGTCCTCACCGGTCTGGCCGAGGTGTTCTGGAAGCCGGAGCACGGCCAGAGCAGCGTCCTGGTGGCGCTTCCCCTCTACGGGTTCGCGGGCATCCTCGGGTACGCCCTGCGGGCCACGCGCCTGGCCCGCGGGAAGCTCGTCGAGCAGGAAACGCTCACCGAGGAGGAGCGCGCCCAGCGCACCCTGCTGGAGGAGCGCAACCGGATCGCCCGCGAGCTGCACGACGTCGTCGCCCACCACATGTCGGTGATCTCCATCCAGGCCCAGGTCGCCCCGCACCTGGTGGAGAACCCCTCCGCGGAGCTCAAGGAGAACCTGGCCGGCATTCGGGAGAACGCCCTGGAGGCGCTGACGGAACTGCGCCGGGTGCTGGGCGTGCTGCGCTCCGAGCAGCCGGACGATCCGGCGAACCCGCACCATCCGCAGCCCACCCTCGCCGAACTGGACGGCCTGGTGGACAACGTGCGCAGCGCCGGGCTGGCCGTCACCACCGAGATCGCGGGCATCCGGCGGGCGCTCGCCCCGGGCGTCGAGCTCACCGCGTACCGGATCGTGCAGGAGGCGCTGAGCAACTGCCTGCGCCATGCGCCCGGTTCGCGGGTGGAGGTCGGCATCGCGTACGGGCCGCGCGAGCTGCACCTGTGCATCGCCAACAGCGCACCGACCCGGCCCGCCCCGCCCTCGCAGGGCGCCGGGCACGGTCTGCTGGGGATGCGGGAGCGGGCGGGCATGCTGGGGGGCGAGCTCGCCTCCGGTCCGCGCCCCGGTGGCGGGTACGAGGTGAGCGCCGTGCTCCCCATGGATCCCGAGACGAAGAAGGACGAACAGGAAGCATGA
- a CDS encoding response regulator transcription factor, whose product MSTPADPIRVMIADDQMMVRQGFTVLLNAQPDIEVVGQAVDGADAVAKVAELGPDVVLMDIRMPGMGGIEATSVITAAPDATVKVLVLTTFDLDEYVYEALRAGASGFLLKDASADQLAEAVRVVAAGEALLSPNITKRLITEFSRMGAPRAPSRARIDELTERETEVLSLIAQGLSNAEIAGHLVVAEQTVKTHVGRILVKLGLRDRTQAAVFAYETGLVRPTGY is encoded by the coding sequence ATGAGCACTCCGGCCGACCCGATCAGGGTGATGATCGCCGACGACCAGATGATGGTCCGGCAGGGCTTCACCGTCCTCCTCAACGCCCAGCCCGACATCGAGGTCGTCGGCCAGGCCGTGGACGGCGCCGATGCGGTGGCGAAGGTCGCAGAACTCGGCCCGGACGTGGTCCTGATGGACATCCGCATGCCCGGGATGGGCGGCATCGAGGCGACCTCCGTCATCACGGCGGCCCCGGACGCCACCGTCAAGGTGCTGGTACTGACCACCTTCGACCTCGACGAGTACGTGTACGAGGCGCTGCGCGCCGGGGCCTCCGGGTTCCTCCTGAAGGACGCGTCGGCCGACCAGCTCGCCGAGGCGGTCCGGGTGGTGGCGGCCGGCGAGGCGCTGCTCTCGCCGAACATCACCAAGCGGCTGATCACGGAGTTCTCCCGGATGGGGGCGCCGCGGGCGCCCTCGAGGGCGCGGATCGACGAGCTGACCGAGCGGGAGACCGAGGTGCTGTCGCTGATCGCCCAGGGCCTGTCCAACGCGGAGATCGCCGGGCACCTCGTCGTGGCCGAGCAGACCGTGAAGACCCATGTGGGGCGGATCCTGGTGAAGCTGGGCCTGCGGGACCGCACCCAGGCCGCGGTGTTCGCGTACGAGACGGGTCTGGTCCGTCCGACGGGCTACTGA
- a CDS encoding sensor histidine kinase gives MTETTSRATPRTPEFRMASGLFQSLRQDLITDAFAYRPLPQMRTDGPVTRRLPERIRPSLAHLPHAVVGFLAFLVVMLTSASAGEFVAPSSSLVMGLIAATPVLMTLVRPVGAFWAAGVVTGVLAVVGSNNDVWPWSPGAFASYFVTVTIAAMRTRPRAAGWMWLITLGIGLAIPVVLGRGEPVEIMPMAFLLAVSLLVVTVRNIRREAEQEVSAQQEVTAVERDRRTLLEERTTIARELHDVVAHHMSVVAIQAEAAPYRVKNPPPELEAAFVTIRENAVAALTELRRVLGVVRSADYEAPDAPQPTLASLDGLLANVREAGLSVEKTVTGAVRELPPGVELSAYRIIQEALSNTLRHAPGAAASVEVSYVLGGLGIRVVNAAATGGVRPSPGAGHGITGMRERVAMLEGEMTAGATAAGGYEVAVFIPARGRQDGAQEPAQESGHESGRSA, from the coding sequence ATGACCGAGACGACATCCCGGGCGACCCCCCGGACACCCGAGTTCCGGATGGCCTCCGGCCTGTTCCAGAGTCTGCGCCAGGATCTGATCACGGACGCCTTCGCGTACCGGCCGCTGCCGCAGATGCGCACCGACGGGCCGGTGACGCGGCGGCTGCCGGAGCGGATACGGCCGTCGCTGGCCCATCTGCCGCATGCGGTCGTGGGTTTCCTGGCGTTCCTCGTGGTGATGCTCACGTCCGCCAGCGCCGGCGAGTTCGTCGCACCGAGCAGCTCGCTCGTGATGGGGCTGATCGCGGCCACGCCGGTGCTGATGACCCTGGTGCGGCCGGTGGGGGCGTTCTGGGCGGCCGGGGTCGTCACCGGGGTGCTCGCGGTGGTCGGCTCCAACAACGACGTGTGGCCCTGGTCGCCGGGTGCCTTCGCCTCCTACTTCGTCACGGTGACCATCGCGGCGATGCGCACCAGGCCCCGGGCGGCCGGCTGGATGTGGCTGATCACCCTGGGGATCGGGCTCGCGATACCGGTCGTGCTCGGCCGGGGGGAGCCCGTCGAGATCATGCCGATGGCCTTCCTCCTGGCGGTCTCCCTGCTGGTGGTCACCGTCCGCAACATCCGCCGGGAGGCGGAGCAGGAGGTCAGTGCGCAGCAGGAGGTGACGGCCGTCGAGCGGGACCGGCGGACGCTGCTGGAGGAGCGGACGACGATCGCGCGGGAGCTGCACGACGTGGTGGCACACCACATGTCGGTGGTGGCGATCCAGGCCGAGGCCGCGCCGTACCGGGTGAAGAATCCGCCGCCGGAGCTGGAGGCGGCGTTCGTCACCATCCGGGAGAACGCGGTGGCGGCGCTGACGGAACTGCGCCGGGTGCTGGGTGTGGTGCGCTCCGCGGACTACGAGGCGCCGGACGCCCCGCAGCCGACGCTGGCCTCGCTGGACGGGCTGCTGGCCAATGTGCGGGAGGCCGGGCTGAGCGTGGAGAAGACGGTCACGGGTGCGGTGCGGGAGCTGCCGCCGGGCGTCGAGCTGTCGGCGTACCGGATCATCCAGGAGGCACTGAGCAACACCCTGCGCCACGCGCCGGGGGCGGCCGCCTCGGTCGAGGTCTCGTACGTGCTGGGCGGGTTGGGCATACGGGTCGTCAATGCGGCGGCGACCGGGGGCGTGCGGCCCTCGCCGGGCGCCGGGCACGGGATCACCGGGATGCGGGAGCGGGTGGCCATGCTGGAGGGGGAGATGACGGCCGGGGCGACCGCGGCGGGCGGGTACGAGGTGGCGGTGTTCATACCGGCGCGCGGACGGCAGGACGGTGCGCAGGAGCCGGCGCAGGAATCGGGGCACGAATCGGGGCGGTCGGCATGA
- a CDS encoding response regulator transcription factor: protein MTIRVLIVDDQMMVREGFSVLLNAMDGIEVVGEAVDGREAIAQVAALRPDVVLMDIRMPVMNGLEATREIVASETDAKVLVLTTFDLDEYVYQALRAGASGFLLKDASARQLADGVRVVASGEALLAPTVTKRLILEFSKLSTPPKLADPAGVGELTERETEVLVLIAQGLSNAEIADRLIVAESTIKTHVSRILVKLGLRDRTQAAVFAYETRLVTPA from the coding sequence ATGACGATCAGGGTCCTGATCGTCGACGACCAGATGATGGTCCGGGAGGGCTTCTCCGTCCTGCTGAACGCGATGGACGGCATCGAGGTGGTCGGCGAGGCGGTGGACGGCCGCGAGGCCATCGCCCAGGTGGCGGCGCTGCGGCCGGACGTGGTCCTGATGGACATCCGGATGCCGGTGATGAACGGGCTGGAGGCGACCCGGGAGATCGTGGCCTCCGAGACGGACGCGAAGGTGCTGGTCCTGACGACCTTCGACCTCGACGAGTACGTGTACCAGGCCCTGCGGGCCGGGGCCTCCGGGTTCCTGCTCAAGGACGCCTCGGCCCGGCAGCTGGCCGACGGGGTGCGGGTGGTGGCGTCCGGTGAGGCGCTGCTGGCGCCCACGGTCACCAAGCGGCTGATCCTCGAGTTCTCGAAGCTCTCGACCCCGCCGAAGCTCGCGGATCCGGCGGGGGTCGGGGAACTGACGGAGCGGGAGACGGAGGTGCTGGTGCTGATCGCGCAGGGACTGTCCAACGCGGAGATAGCGGACCGCCTCATCGTCGCGGAGTCCACGATCAAGACGCACGTGAGCCGGATCCTGGTGAAACTGGGCCTGCGCGACCGCACCCAGGCCGCGGTCTTCGCCTACGAGACCCGGCTGGTGACTCCGGCGTGA
- a CDS encoding cytochrome P450, translating to MGFDPWDAAFVADPYPAYRELREQGRALWFEATGQWLVPHHADVSALLRDRRLGRTYLHRFSHEEFGREAPPPEHEPFHVLNGNGLLDLEDPAHARVRRLVSKAFTPRTVEQLAPAVDRLARELVGQLLADGGGDLLTVVAEPLPVAVIAELLGVPEADRPLLRPWSADICGMYELRPDEETARRAVRASVEFSAYLRELIAERRKEPGEDLISGLIAAHDEEGRLSEQEMISTCVLLLNAGHEATVNTTVNGWWTLFRHPEQRASLDSEKLSTAVDELMRYDTPLQMFERWVLDDIRIGDTVIPRGAEVALLFGSANRDPARFDDPDALDLVRADNPHLSFGAGIHYCLGAPLARRELTASFGALLADGVPPLKLVREPRWRDGYVIRGLEELLVEF from the coding sequence ATGGGCTTTGATCCGTGGGACGCCGCGTTTGTCGCCGATCCGTACCCCGCCTACCGGGAGCTCCGCGAGCAGGGCCGTGCCCTGTGGTTCGAAGCCACCGGGCAGTGGCTGGTGCCGCACCATGCCGACGTGAGTGCGCTGCTGCGCGACCGCCGGCTGGGCCGGACCTACCTGCACCGGTTCTCGCACGAGGAGTTCGGGCGCGAGGCTCCGCCCCCGGAGCACGAGCCCTTCCACGTCCTCAACGGGAACGGCCTGCTGGACCTGGAGGATCCCGCGCACGCACGCGTGCGGCGGCTGGTGTCCAAGGCGTTCACGCCGCGGACCGTGGAGCAGCTCGCCCCAGCCGTGGACCGGCTCGCCCGGGAGCTCGTCGGGCAGCTCCTGGCCGACGGGGGCGGGGACCTGCTCACCGTCGTCGCCGAGCCGCTGCCCGTGGCGGTGATCGCCGAGCTGCTCGGGGTGCCCGAGGCCGATCGGCCGCTGCTGCGGCCCTGGTCGGCGGACATCTGCGGGATGTACGAGCTCCGGCCGGACGAGGAGACCGCCCGGCGGGCGGTACGGGCGAGCGTGGAGTTCAGCGCCTATCTGCGCGAGCTGATCGCGGAGCGGCGCAAGGAGCCCGGCGAGGATTTGATCTCCGGGCTGATCGCCGCCCACGATGAGGAGGGCCGGCTCAGCGAGCAGGAGATGATCTCCACCTGCGTGCTCCTGCTGAACGCCGGCCACGAGGCCACCGTGAACACGACCGTCAACGGCTGGTGGACCCTTTTCCGGCACCCCGAGCAGCGCGCCTCGCTCGATTCCGAAAAGTTGTCCACAGCTGTGGATGAACTCATGCGCTACGACACACCCCTGCAGATGTTCGAGCGCTGGGTGCTGGACGACATCCGGATCGGTGACACGGTCATCCCCCGCGGAGCCGAGGTCGCGCTGCTCTTCGGGTCCGCGAACCGGGATCCCGCCCGGTTCGACGACCCCGACGCCCTGGACCTCGTACGGGCCGACAATCCGCATCTGAGCTTCGGGGCCGGGATCCACTACTGCCTGGGCGCTCCGCTCGCGCGACGTGAGCTGACCGCCTCGTTCGGGGCCCTGCTGGCGGACGGCGTCCCGCCCCTGAAGCTCGTACGGGAGCCCCGGTGGCGGGACGGATACGTCATCCGCGGTCTGGAAGAACTCCTCGTGGAGTTCTGA